A genomic stretch from Bos javanicus breed banteng chromosome 3, ARS-OSU_banteng_1.0, whole genome shotgun sequence includes:
- the EXTL2 gene encoding exostosin-like 2 produces the protein MRCCHICKLPGRVMGIRVLRLSLVVILVLLLVAGALTTLLPNIKEDKMLTLRREIKSQGKPTQDSFTLIMQTYNRTDLLLRLLNHYQAVPYLHKVIVIWNNVGEKGPEELWNSLGPHPVPVNFKAQTTNRMRNRLQVFPELETKAVLMVDDDLLISAQDLVFAFSVWQQFPDQIVGFVPRKHVSTSSGIYSYGGFELQTPGFGNGDHYSLVLIGASFFHSKYLELFERQPAAVHALLDETQNCDDIAMNFIIAKHTGKTSGVFVKPVNIANLEKETTGGYSGMWHRAEHFLQRSYCINKLVNIYDSMPLKYSNIMISQFGFPYANHKSKM, from the exons GTGTTGCCACATCTGCAAGCTCCCAGGAAGAGTGATGGGAATTCGTGTGCTTCGTCTCTCTTTGGTGGTCATCCTTGTGTTACTGCTGGTAGCTGGGGCTTTAACCACTTTACTCCCTAATATCAAAGAAGACAAGATGCTCACTTTGCGTAGGGAAATAAAATCTCAGGGCAAGCCCACCCAAGATTCCTTTACTCTCATAATGCAGACGTACAATAGAACAGATCTCTTATTGAGACTTTTAAATCATTATCAGGCAGTTCCATATCTGCATAAAGTGATTGTGATATGGAACAATGTTGGGGAGAAGGGACCAGAGGAGTTGTGGAACTCCCTAGGGCCTCACCCTGTCCCCGTGAACTTCAAAGCACAGACCACAAACAGAATGAGAAATCGACTCCAGGTCTTTCCTGAACTGGAAACCAAAG cgGTGTTAATGGTAGATGATGACTTGCTGATTAGCGCCCAGGACCTTGTTTTCGCTTTTTCTGTGTGGCAG caATTTCCTGATCAAATTGTAGGATTTGTTCCCAGAAAGCATGTGTCTACTTCCTCTGGTATCTACAGCTATGGAGGTTTTGAACTGCAGACACCAGGGTTTGGAAATGGTGATCATTACTCGCTGGTCCTGATTGGAGCCTCCTTCTTCCACAGCAAATACCTGGAACTCTTTGAGAGGCAGCCTGCAGCCGTCCATGCTTTGTTAGATGAGACGCAGAACTGTGATGACATTGCCATGAATTTTATCATCGCCAAGCACACTGGGAAGACTTCAGGGGTATTTGTGAAACCTGTAAACATAgccaatttagaaaaagaaactacCGGTGGCTATTCTGGAATGTGGCATCGAGCTGAGCACTTTCTGCAGAGGTCTTATTGTATAAATAAGCTTGTTAACATCTATGACAGCATGCCCTTAAAATACTCCAACATTATGATTTCTCAGTTTGGTTTTCCATATGCCAATCACAAAAGTAAAATGTGA